From Rutidosis leptorrhynchoides isolate AG116_Rl617_1_P2 chromosome 3, CSIRO_AGI_Rlap_v1, whole genome shotgun sequence, a single genomic window includes:
- the LOC139896681 gene encoding glutathione S-transferase zeta class-like, producing the protein MEVIEQKMKLYSHPFSSCSRRVRLALELKGVDYECINITSLQDPEFLEVNPMGYVPALMDGTTAVSDSYAILLYLEEKYPQHALLPQDLIKKSINYQVASIVSSSIQPLQNISLVEYIGERVSPDEKLPWAQHHIRKGFVALEKLLVNYAGKYATGDEIYLADLYLAPQLYNSIYRFKLDMTEFPLLLKLNKTYSETPSFQQIIC; encoded by the exons ATGGAAGTTATTGAGCAGAAGATGAAGCTGTATTCTCATCCTTTTAGTTCCTGCTCTCGTCGTGTTCGTCTTGCTCTCGAATTAAAAGG tgttgattatgAATGCATCAATATTACCTCCCTCCAAGATCCAG AATTTTTGGAGGTCAATCCTATGGGTTATGTACCTGCACTGATGGATGGCACTACTGCAGTTTCAGATTCTTATGCCATACTATTA TATCTGGAAGAGAAATATCCGCAACACGCTTTGTTACCTCAAGATCTTATAAAAAAATCAATAAATTACCAG GTCGCAAGTATCGTTTCTTCCAGTATTCAGCCTCTTCAGAATATAAGTTTAGTT GAATATATTGGGGAACGTGTTAGTCCTGATGAGAAGCTTCCATGGGCTCAACATCATATCAGGAAAGGGTTtgtag CTCTTGAGAAACTGTTGGTGAACTATGCTGGAAAATATGCTACTGGAGATGAAATTTACCTG GCAGACTTGTATCTAGCACCCCAATTATATAACTCAATCTACCGCTTCAAGCTTGATATG ACCGAGTTCCCACTCCTACTTAAATTGAACAAGACGTACAGCGAAACGCCATCTTTTCAACAAATTATTTGTTGA